A single genomic interval of Neisseria leonii harbors:
- a CDS encoding aspartate/glutamate racemase family protein, with amino-acid sequence MKKIGLVGGLSWLSTAEYYRRLNQLARQVRGGHYTVDIVLESLDEGAFLAAQAGENGEEACLRLVSDAVGRLRRSGAEVIAFCANGIHRFADAVAAEHGIRPLSIAAAAAQYAADRAWNDVGVIGVAKTMQGTFYPAALAQAGLRCTVPQAQEQAQIHRTIVEEMVLGVFSDRSRDMLADIIRRMDTRAVVLACTELPLLFALGDETESDLGGTALISSTEVHCRSIIRAAAGSPSAV; translated from the coding sequence ATGAAGAAAATCGGTTTGGTCGGCGGATTGAGCTGGTTGTCCACCGCCGAATACTACCGCCGCCTCAACCAGTTGGCACGACAGGTGCGCGGCGGCCACTATACCGTCGATATTGTGTTGGAAAGTCTGGACGAAGGTGCGTTTTTGGCCGCGCAGGCGGGGGAAAACGGCGAAGAAGCCTGTCTGCGGCTGGTGTCCGATGCGGTCGGCCGTTTGCGCCGGAGCGGGGCGGAAGTCATCGCTTTCTGTGCCAACGGAATCCACCGCTTTGCCGATGCGGTGGCCGCCGAACACGGTATCAGGCCGCTGTCGATTGCCGCTGCGGCCGCACAGTATGCCGCAGACCGGGCATGGAATGATGTGGGGGTTATCGGTGTGGCGAAAACCATGCAGGGGACGTTTTATCCCGCCGCGCTGGCACAGGCCGGTTTGCGCTGTACGGTACCGCAGGCGCAGGAACAGGCACAGATTCACCGGACCATTGTCGAAGAAATGGTATTGGGCGTTTTCTCGGACCGCAGCCGCGATATGCTTGCCGACATCATCCGCCGTATGGATACCCGAGCGGTGGTTCTGGCCTGCACCGAATTGCCGCTTCTGTTTGCGCTGGGCGACGAAACCGAATCTGATCTGGGCGGTACCGCGCTGATTTCCAGTACCGAAGTGCACTGCCGCAGCATTATCC